Part of the Flavobacterium sp. KS-LB2 genome is shown below.
CCTTTTTTAAAGCTATTTGTTTGATGCAGTTGCAAAAGCGACGAACTTCATTCATATCAGACAAAATTAATCCTGGAACCAGCATACTATTGCCATCTTTGTCCTTGGCAACCATCGTAAAATAGGAAGAATTACAATGTTTTATTTTTCCAGTTTGAATATTTTCGGCTTCTACTCGAATCCCAATAATCATGGAGCTATTGCCCACATAATTCACACAGGCTTTCATAGTTACTAGTTCGCCTACTTCAATTGGTTTGAGGAAATTTACCGTATCGACAGATGCAGTTACACAATAATTTCCTGAAAATTTAGAGGCACAGGCAAAAGCAATCTGATCTAATAAGGACAAAATATATCCACCATGTATCTTACCGCTAAAATTAGTGTGTGACGGCAACATCAATTCCGATATTTTGATGTCAGAGGAAGCTACGGTTTTAAAAGTACGATTCATTTATTTTATTTTAAAAGGAGAATTCACTTTTTTGACTTCTGTAATAAAATAGCGAGTATCACCCCACCATGGAAATGTTCTGTACCGTTCTACATAATTTACCTGAACATATTGCCCTTCTAGCTCTTGTAAGTCGGCAATTACTTTTTCCTCACTATCCATCACAGAAAAAGTAAAAATTTGTGCTCCTGAAATTCCTTGGCTTATTTCGCCTTCCCAAGTTTTGAATGCAACTCCTTTGCGACTTACTTTTATCAATTCGCCTGAGCGTACCCCTTCGCTATACGTCGCTGTGTATAAAAAAGTAAAATAACCAGCAACTGATACTACTAGTACTAACGCCATTATCATTAAAAATTTTCTCATTTTGAATTTAGTTTAAAAGTTGATTTTCATCTTTTTCTGCTCTGTTTATGATGCTTTCTGGAAGCGCTTTTTTGGCTTTAGCTCCCATCTTTTTCAATTTCTCCACACTCACGATCAGATTTCCTTTTCCTTCTACTAGTTTGTTCATGGCGCCACTGTATTCTGTTTTGCTTTCGTCTATCTTCTTTCCGATTTTGATTAGATCAGCTACAAAACCCTCAAATTTATCGTATAAAGCTCCCGCTTGTCTTGCAATTTCGAGTGCATTTTCCTGTTGTTTTTGGTTGGTCCACATACTGTCAATAGTTCGCAACGTAGCTAATAAAGTGGCAGGCGTAACAATGACAATGTTTTTTTCGAAGGCCTTATTGTATAATGTGGTATCCTCATTAAGCGCCATGGCAAAAGCCGGTTCGATAGGGATGAATAGCAGCACAAAATCAGGGCTTTCTATTTGATATAAATCTTGGTAATTTTTATTGCCTAACTGCTCTACGTGGCGCTTTATGGAATTGACGTGTTCTTTTAAAAATCCAACTTTTACATCGTCATCTTCTTCATTGATGTACTTTTCATAAGCGGTCAAAGAAACTTTAGAATCGACAATCATCTTTTTACCATCCGGTAAATTGATGACAACGTCAGGGAAAACGCGATTTCCGTCTTCGGTAGTAAAGGCTTGTTGCACTTCATATTCACGCCCTTTTTCCAAACCTGATTTTTCAAGAACACGTTCTAAAACTAATTCGCCCCAATTTCCCTGCATCTTGCTGTCGCCTTTTAAAGCTTTGGTTAGGTTGATGGTTTCCTTGCTCATTTGAATATTCATTTCTCGTAAGCCTAGAATTTGTTGGCGCAAAGCCGCATGATAATCAATACTTTCTTTATGAGTGTCCTCGACTTTCTTTTCGAACAATTGAATTTTATCCTGTAAAGGCGACAAGATGTTTTTCATATTTTCTTTGTTCTGTTCTGTGAATTTATTGGACTTTTCGTCTAATATTTTGTTGGCGAGATTCTCAAATTCTTTGGTGAATTTTTCTTGCAGTTTCTCGACTTCTTCTTTTTGTTCTTTGTTGCGTTCCCAAAGATTCTCAAAATCTACTTCTTTTTTTGAAAGCTGAATGGCTAAACTGTCTTTTTCGTTCCTAATGCTTTCTTTTTCAGTATTGGTGGTTTCTAATTGTTTTTCAAAAGCTACTTTGTCACTAGTAATTTGCTCTTTTAGTTGGTTGAATTGGGAAGTAAAAGCAATTAGTTTTTCTTCTAAACTGATTTTTTCCGATTGGAATCGGGCGGAGAAAATGAGTTTGCCAATAAAAATACCAATAGCGAGAGCAACGATGAAAATCAATAAAAACGGAAGCATATTTGACATAAAATTTCTTTTTGTAAGTTTGTAAAAATAAACAAAAGTTTCCTTCCTTCCTTTCGGAAATCAAAATAGTATCTCAAGTTTTAGCATTCATGGATTTGTAAATGTAGTTGGCAATTAATTTTTATACTTTAAAAAATATGCAGGATAAATCTTTAAAATTGAATTCTCGTTTTTTTGCAATTATTGCTATTGTCGGTTGGTTTGCGGTTGTATTACAATTGTACCTTATCATTATCAATCGGGTGGTGTCACTTTCGGAAACGATTGTTCGGTTTTTTAGTTTTTTCACGATTCAATCTAATATTTTAGTGGCAGTTTGTTTTACTTTTCTTTGGCTGAAGCCAAAATCCAAATGGGGATTGTTTTTTTCGAAACCTAAAAACACAACAGCAATTACGTTATACATCACCATTGTTGGAATTGTTTACAATGCAATTCTTCGTTTTTTATGGGCTCCAACGGGTCTGCAAAAAGTAGCAGATGAGTTATTGCATTCGGTCATTCCAATATTGGTTTTACTATATTGGATTCTATTTGTCCCTAAGAAAACATTGGAATTCAAAAACATCTTTCCGTGGTTGATCTTCCCTGCAGTGTATTTGGTTTACACGTTAGTTCGGGGCGCTTTTTTTAGTTTTTATCCCTATCCATTTATAGATGTGATACTTTTGGGTTATGAAAAAGTATTGATTAACAGTTTTTTTATGCTATTGGCTTTTCTTTTTTTTGGAACGTTATTCATTGGAATTGGGAAATTAAGAAGTAATACTTTAGAATAGAAAATTAAAAAGACCAATAGGAATTAGATTCGTATTGGCCTTTTTGCACTAAATCAATTATTATTCATCCAGTTTTATATTCCCTCGGTCTTCCTTATTATCTGGATGGGAATTTGGATAACGGTTAGCAGTAATGTCCGAGTTATGATCTTTATTTTCGACCATTTTTTTAGCTTGTTCTTCAGAAACATTTGCAATATCAGAGCTTAAATTTATAGGAGTACTATCCTCATTCTGTTCAAGAGTTCCGTCTATATTCCTTGCTCTTTGGACAATTTTTTGATTTCCATGACTATCAGTTTCTACTTCTGATTTTAAATGGGATACTTCAGGATTCGTATTTTGGGCTAGATTCTGACCGCTTAATCCTTCGTTTATATTTTGCTTATTATTTGTTTTTTTTGAACCTAAATCGTTGCTTTCCATGCTCTTTAATTTTAACGCTAATACTGTTAGCTTCTATAAGATTACGTCTTTTAAACAAAGGAATTCAATCATTTAACATAGCTTTTGGTTTACACCAATAAATGTATGGCGACACTATTTTAAATCCAGCGAAAACAAAACTATCTTTGCACACACAATTAATACACTAAAATGTCTCATTCTCATTTCATCATTCATAAGCCTTACGGGTATCTGAGTCAGTTTATTTACGAATTAAAAAGAAAAAAGAAACTGCTGGGTGAATTGCACGGTTTCCCAAAAGGAACTATGGCAATTGGTCGTCTTGACGAAGATTCAGAAGGGTTATTGCTATTAACTACGGATGGAATGATGAGCGAAATCATCCGTAGTAAAAAAGTAGATAAGGAATATTATGTACAAGTTGACGGAATCATTGATCAAGAAGCCATTGAGCAATTGCAAAAAGGAGTTGAAATAGGTTTCAATGGCACGAAATACATCACTAAACCGTGTAGAGCGTTTTTGATAAATGAAATTCCCGCTTTTGGCGCAAGAGGAAAAAAAATACGGGATGAACGTCATGGTCCTACGTCTTGGGCTTCGATAACGGTAAATGAAGGGAAGTTTCGCCAAGTCCGAAAAATGACTGCCGCTGTTGGTTTTCCTACGTTACGATTGGTTCGCGTTCGAATAGGAAACGTACATCTTAATGATTTGCAGGCTGGAGAAGTTTTGGAAGTATCTGATTTTGCAGTCGATTCGAATGAAAAATAACAATAAAAAATAACAATAATTACAATGTTAAACATCGTTTTAGTAGAACCCGAAATACCAAATAACACCGGAAATATTGGCCGATTGTGCGTAGGCACTGAAAGCCGTTTGCATTTAATTCATCCTTTTGGTTTTGTGATCAATGATAAAAATCTAAAACGTTCTGGTTTGGATTATTGGGTGCATCTTGACGTGACCGAATATCAAAATGTAGCCGAATGGAAAGCGCAGATTCCAGATTTATCTCGAGTTTTCCTGATGAGTTCTCATGCTTCAAAATCCTATTTAGAAACTGATTTCCAAGATGGTGATTGGTTAGTTTTTGGCAAAGAAAGCAAAGGCTTGAGCCAAGAGGTACTAAATTTATTCGCCAATGAAAATCAACTTAAAATCCCCATGTCAGCCTTAATTCGCAGTTTTAATATTGCTAATTCTGTTGCTTTTGTTGTGGGCGAGGCGAGAAGGCAGATTGGATTGAAGATTTTTTGATTAACGATTCTTGATTTCAGATTTTGCGGGAACAAGATATAAGTTTTTAAACTCAGTGAACTTCTTGCCTTCTTAGAGTCTTTGTGGTTAAGTTATTACAAACTTTCCTTTTTCAGCATCAAAAACAATATGTTCGTCTTTGAACAAGGTGTTGAAACTACCTTTTGCAATGAAATTACAAGGCTCATCTTGCAAGACGGTTTCAGGCGTCATGATAATCATTTCGTCAGTCAATTGTATCGCCATATCGATATCATGGGTAGAAAATAAAATGCATTTACCGGTTTCATGAGCGAGTTTTTTCAAAAGTTTGAATAAAGCTACCTTATGTAATAAATCCAAATGGGTAGTGGGTTCGTCCAAAATTATTAATGGAGTATCCTGTGCCAAAGCTCGTGCAATCAATACTTTTTGCAATTGCCCGTCACTAATCTCATAATGTTTTTTGGTGGCTAAATGACTGATTTGTGTCAGTTCCATAGCTTCACTGATTTTTACAATGTCAATATCAGATAAAGTTCCCATCCAATTGGTGTAGGGCTGTCTTCCTAAAGCAATGAGTTCAAAAACGGTTAAATTACTCGGGGGTAATTTTTCGGTTAAAACGATACTTAGGTTTTGGGCCAAGTCCAAAGGTTCATAATCAGTGATTTTCTTTTCATTCAAGAAAACTGCACCCAAAAGCGGTTTCTGGATTCCAGTTATCGTCTTTAAAAGTGTTGATTTTCCAATGCCATTGGCTCCAATTAAAGCAATCAGTTTTCCTTTTTTTAAAGCAATAGAAATATCCGAAGCCACTACGATTTTCTCTTTTTTATGAGAATAACCGATGCTGATTTGAGACGCTTGTAAGATGATTTTGTTTTCCATTAGGCAATCATTTTTTGTTTTCTAACCAATAACCAAATGACAACTGGAGCGCCAATTATTGAAGTTACGGCATTGATTGGTAACATAATTTCTAACGCGGGTAATTCTGAAATCACATCACAAAAAAGCAGTATCGAGGCTCCTAAAAGTAACGTACTCCAATACAAAATAGAATGGTTGCTGGTTTGAAAGATCAATTTAGCAATATGTGGCACGGCCAATCCTATAAAGGCGATAGGACCAGCATAAGCCGTTATACTTCCCGCTAAAATACTCGTTGCAAAAATGATAATTAACCGTGTTTTTTTGAAATTTAAACCTAAACTGCGAGCGTAATTCTCACCCAACAGTAATGCATTTAGGGGCTTGATGCTAAATAAACTTAATAATAAACCGATGCCTACACAAATCGTTAGAATTGATACAGAAGACCACGACAAATTGCCTAAGTTTCCCATGGACCAAAATGTGAATTTTTGCAATTGTTCCGCCGAACTAAAGTACGTAAGAACGCCAACTATTGCACTCGTGAAACTACCAAACATTAATCCCACAATTAAGATGGCCATGGTATCGCGCAACCGTTGTGAAACAACCAAAACTGCAAGTAATACGACTGAACTCCCAATAGTTGATGCTAAAACAACTCCATACGATGACAACAAAATAGTACTCAAAAAAGGAGGAAGTAAACTTGCTCCTAAAATTACAAAAGCGACACCTAAACTAGCACCAGAACTCAATCCTAAAACATAAGGTCCTGCCAATGGATTACGAAACAAAGTTTGCATCAGCAAGCCACTTATAGATAATCCCATTCCAACAAGAATTGCAGTAATGGCTTTGGGTAAACGATAATTGATGATGATGTATTCCCAAGTAGATTTACTCGCTTGACCACCAGTTAAACTAGTATAGATTTCTTTAAAAGGAATGGAAATAGAGCCAAAACTAATGTTTACAAAAAACAAAAGAATAAGCCCTAAAGTAAGCAATATAAATAGAATCGTATTTCGTTTTTGATTGTTCAATTGTCGTCTATTTGTACTATTATATTTAATTTAGTTTTTGTGCAAAAGTAAAAGTATAATTTGGAAGCAGTTCCGGATGGAAGATTTTAATGCAATCTTTCAAGACTAAATCCGGTCTGCTTGGTGCTAATTCATAATAGATGGTTCCTCCAGTAGCACCTAATTTACTTTCAAAAGTATACACATTATTAGATTTTAAAGCATCAAATTGATTGTAATGCGGATTGCTGTTTTTTAACTCGGTTATACTTTTAAAAGATCCCGTTGCAATCCAATATTTCGCTGTTTTTGCTTTCTCTAATATTTTTTCAAATGGTAAGCTAAGGCTTCCTGTACCTTCGACGTTTGCCCATAAATAATTTGCTTTGGCATCCTTCATAAATTGGGCTACCCAGCTATTTCCTCTTGCCACATACCACTGATCTCCATACATGGATCCGTATAAAACAGTTGCAGTTGGTTTTTGAGCTGCCACTAATTGTATACCATCATTGTAATTTTTTACGATTTCATCAAAAAGTGTTTTGGCTTCCTTTTGTTTTCCAAATAAAGCACCGTAAAGCTTAATCCATTCGGCTTTTCCTAGTGGTGTTTGTTCCATCCAGTCTGCTTGAATAAGCACTTTAAGGCCGCTTTTTTGTAAATTATCAATCATCGGATTGTTGTTGTCAATTCCAAAAGTTACAATTAAATCAGGGGCCAATTCAATGAGTTGTTCCATGTTTAATTTCTCATTTTGTCCGATGTTTTTAACACGACCGGCATCAATTCGTTTTCTGGTTTTTTCGGAAGAAACATAATCGGTGTGCGGAAAGCCCACAAGTGATTTTTCAACTCTCAGCATTTCCAAAAAAGGAATATTAGTTGTCGAGGTAACCACAATCGATTGCAAAGGAACTTGAATTGTGGGATATTTTTGTAAGCTGTCAGGAATGCTGCCGTTTTTTTCTTTTAAGATGTAAGTGAAGTTTTTATTGGCTTCAGGCCAAGGATTTGAAACCTTTACAACGGAATAGCCTTCGAAAGTATTGATAGAAAGTCCCGAAGCATATTTGATTGTGTTTTCTGAATTAGTACTTCCTTTTAGGTCTAGGTTTTCACTTTTTTTACATCCAACGATAGTGGCAAGCGAGAAAACAAAAAGGATTAATTTAAAGAAGAATTTCATGATTTAATTTTATTATAGCAACAAAGGTATATCAAAATTATACAATTTCTTGTTTATTTTTGGCAGTAAAAAATTGAACAAGTTTGCTATTGGGTACTAATACTGCGAATGTTGAACTTCTTTTTATTTACTAGCCGTTTGTATAATTTCAATTTTATTATGTTGTGATAAGGAACATAGTGAAGCTTTGTTTATTGTTTAATTTTTTTTAATTCTAAAATACGGTTCAGAAAACTGCAGATTTTTAAGGTTCTCAAATTCCTTAATGATAAAATTAAGAATTGTTTAGGTTATAAACTTATTAAAATTTTATCTTTGCTGCCGTATTGAGGTTGTGGTTTAATTTTTTTTAGATCGCATTAAAAGGGAATCAGGTGAAAGATTTCAGATTTTAGGTTTCAGATTTTAGGTTTAAATCCTAAATCAAGAATCCTAAATCTTAAATTAAGAGTCCTGGGCTGTACCCGCAACTGTAAGCTATCCAGCTTGTTGTTATCTACAAAACCACTGTTTGTAATTGTAGATTTTAGAATGTAGGTTTTAGATTATATATCTAAAGTCTTAAATCCTAAATCTAAAGTTTGAATGGGAAGGTAAACAACAAGACGCAAGCCAGGAGACCTGCCTATTACATCGAGTATCAAACTTTCGGGAAAAAAGGTTTGGGTATGGGTCATTCTGTGCTTTTCTCCCAATTTTAGTAATGGAGCAGTATCAAAAAAAAGAACTGCTGCAAAATGTTTAATTAAATGAACAAAAAAATCGTTCGTATTAGTGCGTTGTGCGTGCTAATAACAAGCTGTGCATTTGCGCAACAAAGTGAAGCTATTTCTTCACAAGATGAATTGAAAGAAGTAGTAGTCTCTGACTCTAAATTTGCTCTGGCAAAGGAAAAATCAGGAAAAGTAATCACTAAAATTACCGCTCAGGATTTAAAAAATAAAGCGGGACAAAACCTTGCGAACATCTTAAGTGCTGTAGCTGGTTTAGAAATTAACGGTAACCAAAGTGCCGCAGGTAAAAATTTAGGATACTACATTCGCGGTGGAAAAAACAACCAAGTATTGATTCTTATTGATGGGATTCCTGTAAATGATGCCTCAGGAATAAGTTTTGAGTATGATTTGCGTTTGCTTCCTATTGATCAGGTAGAGAGTATCGAAATCATGAAAGGAGCAGCAAGTACCCTTTATGGATCTGGTGCTGCAACAGGTGTGATCAGCATCACATTAAAAAAATCAGGCAAAAAAGCCATTCAAGGAAATGCGTATGTAAATGTAGGAACAAATAATACAGCAACTTCAGATAAAACAAGTGCACAAAGTTATAATCAAGGTTTTTCAGTAAATGGAAAGGGGAATAAAGTCAATTATTTTGCCTCTTTGAGTAGTACTGAAATTATGGGAATGTCACAAATTGCTCCGCTAACTCCAACAGATAAATATGAAGAAGATGACTTCTCTCGAATCAATTATTTAGCGAAAGTAGGATACCTTGTTTCAGATAAATTAAAATTGGATTTTTTTGGTAATTATGATAAAGTTAGTACTGATTATGATGCTTCTTTTGATAATACGGGTTTTAATGATACGGATTTGAATACCACAATGTCAGAACAATTTCGTTTTGGTTTTCTTCCAAAATACAAATATGCAAAAGGAGAATTCAACTTGAATTCTAGTTTTAATAAAATTGTACGAACGTATAATGATTTTGATTTTTACTCAAACAAACCAGGATTTTCACAGTATGAATCACGAAGCGTCAATCTTGACGGGTTTAACAAGTATGAAGTTACGGAGCGTTTCTTTTTTGTGGCAGGAACACACTATCAGTTTCATGATATGAATAGTGTGACACCGTATGGTGGGATTTTGAAAGAAGCTACTAAATTTAATATGATTGACCCTTATATTACAGGCGTTTTTACATCGGATTTAGGATTGAATTTGAATGCTGGCGCACGATTGAATATTCATAGTCAATATGGAAATCAGTTGGTTTACAATCTAAATCCATCATTCGACTTTCAGACTATTCCTTTGAAGATCTTAGCTTCTTACAGCACTGCCTTTGTGACGCCAAGTTTGTACCAATTGTACTCTGAATATGGAAATGCAGATTTGACACCAGAGAAAAACAGAACTATAGAAGTGGGTTTTGAAACACAATTTTTAGACAAAAAACTCAAGCTAAATACAGTTGCTTTCCATCGCGAACAAACTAATTTTATTGGTTTCTATTTTGATCCAGTAACATTTGATTCCAACTACATTAATATCGATGGATTAAGTAAAGCTAAAGGTGTTGAGACAGAAATCTCTTTTGCCCTGAGCGCTAATATCAATTGGAATTCTAATTATACTTTCACGCAAGTAGACAGTGCCTTAGACCGCTTGATTCCGAAACATAAAGTTAATTCTGCTTTGGGTTTTCAAATAAATAGCCGCTTGTTCTGGGGAGTTGATTACCAGTATGTGGCTAACAGAAATGATGCTTTTTATGATGGAAATACTTTTGCTACAAAAAAGATTGTTTTAGGCTCCTATCAGTTAGTTAACACTTCGGTTCGTTATGAATTGGTGAAAAATAGATTGTCTATTTTTGGAGCAGTGAGTAATATTTTGAACGCTGATTTTGTAGAGAATGTGGGTTATAATACTTTGGGCAGAAATTTCAAATTAGGTTTAAATTTCATACTCTAAAATTTTAAATAAGAAGGTTATTTGTAATTTGGAAACGAAAAGAGAGACAATCAGCGGTGAAAGTCTCTCTTTTTTATATGCAATAGTTTTATTTTAATTCTGAAACAAACGAGATAATCGTAGCTGCAATTTTATCTTGTTCTTTATCATTCATTAAGTAGGCTCTGTCAGATAAATTAGAAAGATAGCCTAATTCAACAACGATAGCCGGTGCAGTTGATTTTTTTAAAATAAAAAAAGGAGCTTTCTTTACTTCAGATGATGGTACGGTGTTGTTCTGCATAAATTTAGTACGAAGGGCATTAGCAATTAAAACGGATTTTTCGCTAACCACAGATTCATTGGCAACGTAAAACTCCATTCCAGATTTAGCTACATTCGCACTTTGGTTCACGTGCAAAGACAAAACCAAGTCTGGTTTGATGGTATTAATAATAGCAGCACGATCTGATAAGGAGAGGTATTTATCTTCATTTCTCGTTAGATGAATCACTACATTTTCATTTTTATTCAAGAATTTTATTTTGTTGGTAATTTGTTCAACAATTAGTTTTTCAGTACCAGAACTTGAAGTTGCCCCAAAGTCAGTACCGCCATGTCCTGCATCAATAACAATATTGATTTGCGGGGTCTTTTTAGGAATTGGTTTTACAAATGCGAAAGAAACTAAGGTAGCACAAGCTAGAAATAATGGAATTGATTTTCTCATCTGGTTTTGATTTAAGGGGTTATGCAATATAAACTTACAAAAAAATAATTTATTGTCTGGGTTGAAATTAATTTTGAACAAGGAACAGTAAATAAGTAGTTCCCAAAATGGATCCAATATTTAAAAAAAAATGCCACAAATTCATAGAGTTTACTCTTTAAATTTGTGGCAAAATTGTAATAGATTTTTTTAATTTTCTGGCAGTTGGATTACTTACAAGATTAGAAATTTTTTTTTTTATTCCAATGCTTTTAAAAGGCCTTCTGGTGCTTTCTCCAGATACATTTGGTTTTGTATTCCTTTGATTGATTTTGTATCGTTAACAAACTCAAATTCCTTACTGGTATTTTGTTTCAACATTCTGGTTGTTCCTGTTATTTTTCCAATTGCGGTACTCAATAAAGGTTCAGAAGGATCGCCAAGAACGCTATAGGTGCTAATTGTTTCTTTTAATAAATAATCAGGTTGCAATCCATTAAAATAATCTCCAAAACCAGTTGAGTTCACAATTTTTAAAACAATAGGCTGCATAGCATATCTGTGAGTTGGATTTCTGTTTTCTGATCCAAAAGTAGGGGAATCATATAATGTAACTGATCCTACATTTTTTCCTACCGTTACGTCACCAATTTGTACTACAGTAATGTGTGGTTTTAATCCATTAATAACTAATTCACTTGCTGATGCAGTACTTTGAGTAGTCAATATATAAACTTTAGTTAAGTTCAAACTATTTATTGAAGTGGTTCCAATTTTGTCTGTAAAACTGTTGATTAGTGCTGCTGGATTTTCAGCTTCGAAATAAGCATTGATTTTGGCGTTCCATTGTTGCTTAGCAAATACCTGTCCTGTGAATTGCCCTGTAATCATACTCGCTAATCGGGTAGCAGTTTGTACAGAACCACCTCCGTTATAACGTAAATCTAAAACTAAATCCGTAACTCCTTGAGATTTTAACGAAGCAAATGCTTCATTTAATTGAGTATCATAATTAGCATAAAAACCATTGTACATTAAATAGCCTATTTTATGAGAGCCAGAAGTAATTACTTTGTTGATTAAAATTGGATTTTCAGACAAAACGGTTTTCGTTAATGCTACTGATTTTCCATTGGCAACAATAGTTGTACCATTAAAATCAGCTAGGTTTAAGGTGTAATTTTCGTTGGAACCAAATAAAAGAGCCTCGTAATTACTCAAAGTAAGTTGGGTTCCATTTACGGCAGTAAAAAAATCACCACGCTTTATGTCTTTCGTAGATGCATCAGAATTGGCAATGATATAACGTACGTAACCAAATACTTCAGTAGTACTTCCAGGTTTTCTGCTTAAACCAAAATCGACACCATTATTTTTCGTAGTGCCTTGAAGTGTTCCTTCTAGTTCTAAATAATCGTCTACAATCCAACTGAATCGATCGATGGTTTTATCTACTCTAAGTGCGTCAAATAACTCTTCAGGAACTGGGTATCCTTTTAGGAACGTATTTAATTCAGCTTGGTCTGCAAATCGATCATCTCCTAAATTTGGGACATCTGCCTGCCATAAGTAATATTGATTCATTCCTTTCCAAATAAAATCTTGAATATCTAAACTTGCCGGTGGTGCAACATCATCATTGTCTTGGCAGCTT
Proteins encoded:
- a CDS encoding ABC transporter ATP-binding protein, translated to MENKIILQASQISIGYSHKKEKIVVASDISIALKKGKLIALIGANGIGKSTLLKTITGIQKPLLGAVFLNEKKITDYEPLDLAQNLSIVLTEKLPPSNLTVFELIALGRQPYTNWMGTLSDIDIVKISEAMELTQISHLATKKHYEISDGQLQKVLIARALAQDTPLIILDEPTTHLDLLHKVALFKLLKKLAHETGKCILFSTHDIDMAIQLTDEMIIMTPETVLQDEPCNFIAKGSFNTLFKDEHIVFDAEKGKFVIT
- a CDS encoding Pr6Pr family membrane protein, which produces MQDKSLKLNSRFFAIIAIVGWFAVVLQLYLIIINRVVSLSETIVRFFSFFTIQSNILVAVCFTFLWLKPKSKWGLFFSKPKNTTAITLYITIVGIVYNAILRFLWAPTGLQKVADELLHSVIPILVLLYWILFVPKKTLEFKNIFPWLIFPAVYLVYTLVRGAFFSFYPYPFIDVILLGYEKVLINSFFMLLAFLFFGTLFIGIGKLRSNTLE
- a CDS encoding tRNA (cytidine(34)-2'-O)-methyltransferase, encoding MLNIVLVEPEIPNNTGNIGRLCVGTESRLHLIHPFGFVINDKNLKRSGLDYWVHLDVTEYQNVAEWKAQIPDLSRVFLMSSHASKSYLETDFQDGDWLVFGKESKGLSQEVLNLFANENQLKIPMSALIRSFNIANSVAFVVGEARRQIGLKIF
- a CDS encoding pseudouridine synthase yields the protein MSHSHFIIHKPYGYLSQFIYELKRKKKLLGELHGFPKGTMAIGRLDEDSEGLLLLTTDGMMSEIIRSKKVDKEYYVQVDGIIDQEAIEQLQKGVEIGFNGTKYITKPCRAFLINEIPAFGARGKKIRDERHGPTSWASITVNEGKFRQVRKMTAAVGFPTLRLVRVRIGNVHLNDLQAGEVLEVSDFAVDSNEK
- a CDS encoding ABC transporter substrate-binding protein, whose amino-acid sequence is MKFFFKLILFVFSLATIVGCKKSENLDLKGSTNSENTIKYASGLSINTFEGYSVVKVSNPWPEANKNFTYILKEKNGSIPDSLQKYPTIQVPLQSIVVTSTTNIPFLEMLRVEKSLVGFPHTDYVSSEKTRKRIDAGRVKNIGQNEKLNMEQLIELAPDLIVTFGIDNNNPMIDNLQKSGLKVLIQADWMEQTPLGKAEWIKLYGALFGKQKEAKTLFDEIVKNYNDGIQLVAAQKPTATVLYGSMYGDQWYVARGNSWVAQFMKDAKANYLWANVEGTGSLSLPFEKILEKAKTAKYWIATGSFKSITELKNSNPHYNQFDALKSNNVYTFESKLGATGGTIYYELAPSRPDLVLKDCIKIFHPELLPNYTFTFAQKLN
- a CDS encoding acyl-CoA thioesterase yields the protein MNRTFKTVASSDIKISELMLPSHTNFSGKIHGGYILSLLDQIAFACASKFSGNYCVTASVDTVNFLKPIEVGELVTMKACVNYVGNSSMIIGIRVEAENIQTGKIKHCNSSYFTMVAKDKDGNSMLVPGLILSDMNEVRRFCNCIKQIALKKEKDLHEEKFDYTSKESLENLKKYNIKLEL
- a CDS encoding iron ABC transporter permease yields the protein MNNQKRNTILFILLTLGLILLFFVNISFGSISIPFKEIYTSLTGGQASKSTWEYIIINYRLPKAITAILVGMGLSISGLLMQTLFRNPLAGPYVLGLSSGASLGVAFVILGASLLPPFLSTILLSSYGVVLASTIGSSVVLLAVLVVSQRLRDTMAILIVGLMFGSFTSAIVGVLTYFSSAEQLQKFTFWSMGNLGNLSWSSVSILTICVGIGLLLSLFSIKPLNALLLGENYARSLGLNFKKTRLIIIFATSILAGSITAYAGPIAFIGLAVPHIAKLIFQTSNHSILYWSTLLLGASILLFCDVISELPALEIMLPINAVTSIIGAPVVIWLLVRKQKMIA
- the rmuC gene encoding DNA recombination protein RmuC; this encodes MSNMLPFLLIFIVALAIGIFIGKLIFSARFQSEKISLEEKLIAFTSQFNQLKEQITSDKVAFEKQLETTNTEKESIRNEKDSLAIQLSKKEVDFENLWERNKEQKEEVEKLQEKFTKEFENLANKILDEKSNKFTEQNKENMKNILSPLQDKIQLFEKKVEDTHKESIDYHAALRQQILGLREMNIQMSKETINLTKALKGDSKMQGNWGELVLERVLEKSGLEKGREYEVQQAFTTEDGNRVFPDVVINLPDGKKMIVDSKVSLTAYEKYINEEDDDVKVGFLKEHVNSIKRHVEQLGNKNYQDLYQIESPDFVLLFIPIEPAFAMALNEDTTLYNKAFEKNIVIVTPATLLATLRTIDSMWTNQKQQENALEIARQAGALYDKFEGFVADLIKIGKKIDESKTEYSGAMNKLVEGKGNLIVSVEKLKKMGAKAKKALPESIINRAEKDENQLLN
- a CDS encoding 6-phosphogluconate dehydrogenase; this encodes MRKFLMIMALVLVVSVAGYFTFLYTATYSEGVRSGELIKVSRKGVAFKTWEGEISQGISGAQIFTFSVMDSEEKVIADLQELEGQYVQVNYVERYRTFPWWGDTRYFITEVKKVNSPFKIK